A stretch of DNA from Kangiella sediminilitoris:
CATATCCGTCCCGGGGAATACTTTGATTATGGGCTATATACCGAGTGGCAGGTTAATGATGCCTGGTTCCTCGGTGCAGACATTAGTGAAACCGACTTTGACGTCAATGACGGACAACTATTCAATGCGCTTATTTTTAACCTGAATACAAACTATCATTTCAGTGCAAAAAGCTATCTGCGGTTTATTGTTCGATACAGTGATGTTGACTATAACACCGAGCTCTATAGCGACCCCGATCAGGTCAGCAACCTGACTCGTACCAGTAGACAGTTACTGTATACCTACAAATGGAACCCACGTACGGCATTCTACATTGGTTACTCCGATAATGGTTTTGAAGACGATACCGTTAACCGATTTGAGAAAACAGGCCGTAGTTTTTTCACCAAATTTAGCTACGCATTTCAGTTGTAATAAAGCGCGCCTTAGGGCGCGTTTTTTATGCGGTTAAACATTAGGAACAAGAGAAAACTCCATTCAGTAAGGAAAATGTGTGTTTAAGCAATTTAAAGATTATCTAAGAGATGTTTTTTATAGATTAAAGCACGGTGGCGATAGTTGGATCTTAGCCATGGATGAAGTTAATGAATCATTTACATTGGTAAGGAATGGTAGAGCCTTAAGACAGATTAACTTTGATCATGTTGTTAAGGCTAGCATCGAAGAAACTTCGGCTATTACATACGATGTAGAAATACTTGTTCTAAAAATTAGTAATGCAAATACAATGGAAGTCACAGAAGAAGTATCTAATTATAATGACTTCAAAAATGCGTTAAAGAAAAGAGGCTTATTGCTTAGTAATGAAAATGTGATAGAGCTACTTTCTGAATAACTAGGATAGAAAATAGAGCTGTGCCCTGAAGCACCTTATTAATTTCACCCTTCGAAATAGCCTTGTACAGTCTGTTATGTATATGTATGAATAAAATTATTACTATCGTTTACCTGTTATTCACGTGTGTCAGTTGTGTAACTGTTTCCGAACACGCTTTCATTATTGAAGGTAATGTCAGTCAGAGCTTTAATAGTTGTATCGTAAAAGTGAAAAATACTACTGAAAGGGTTGTATTAGAGGAGCTGGTATTAAATTCATTCTCTATTGTAGTTCCTGTGGGTTCTGATGGTGCTGTTGGTTATAAAATTACTGCAATTTGTAATATTAATGGTATTAGTAAAAACGTTTATAACAAAAAGATAACTGAGGGAAATAGTGGTGCCAGCATATATATTCACTTGAACTAAAAGGAGTGAATAAATAAATCTGTCCCCTTTTTGTGTAAAGGGTGGAACAAAACGCATTAAAACCTACATTGGAGATGTAGCGATTGTAGAGAAAGAAGAAATCGTTGGACAGGAAGTTTCAAACCATAAAATAAGGTTTACTCACCGTGATCGCCTTGGTTCTGTAGTAACTCTGACGGATCATAATAACCAGATTCTGGAGCACAGAAGTTATGATCCTTTCGGTAAACCAAGAACAGGTGACTTTGAAGACCCTCTTATTCCAACCTTGCGAGAAGCGGTATTGGAAGACATCCACAGTACGGAGTTAGCTGATGAAGCACCGTTTACAAATCGTGGCTTTACCGACCATGAGCACTTGGATGATGCTGAACTCATTCATATGAATGGACGCGCGTATGATTATAATCTTGGCAGGTTCCTCAGTGTCGACCCGTTCATCCAAGCGCCTGGCAACAGCCAGAGTATGAACCCATACTCGTACATTATGAATAATCCATTAAGTGGAACAGATCCGAGTGGGTATAAGGCAGAATGTGAACAAGCCCTCGGTAAAGGTTGTGGGGATGATGAGCCTAAGAAGGAGCGCAGGGAAAAACGTGGGCAAGGTTTTTCGCAAGACTGGAAAACAGTCTACCAGGTTGATAATGGAGCGGATGTTATTCATTCGGTAAATGCTAAGGGTAGTACTGAAGAAGTTGAGAAGATCGGCAGTGAATTAAAAGATAAAGGTTATGAACTGACATCTGGTAGGAGTAATAGTGACGGTACAGTAGAAGCGAGCTACACTAAAAGTTACTCTGGAGGGCTTGATGAAATTGAAGGACAAATATCTGACTCTTTAAGATCTATTTCTGATATTGCCATGGTTTCTGGTCTTGCTGCCGATGCTGGCGGGCAATTCTTAGGCGTGGCTGGTAGTGCAAAAGTTATACCACAATTTAGCCCCGCAGGAGGTGTGGCCGGTTGGTCTGCCACCTGGGGTAGCGCCAATGGGCGAGCCTT
This window harbors:
- a CDS encoding RHS repeat-associated core domain-containing protein encodes the protein MEDIHSTELADEAPFTNRGFTDHEHLDDAELIHMNGRAYDYNLGRFLSVDPFIQAPGNSQSMNPYSYIMNNPLSGTDPSGYKAECEQALGKGCGDDEPKKERREKRGQGFSQDWKTVYQVDNGADVIHSVNAKGSTEEVEKIGSELKDKGYELTSGRSNSDGTVEASYTKSYSGGLDEIEGQISDSLRSISDIAMVSGLAADAGGQFLGVAGSAKVIPQFSPAGGVAGWSATWGSANGRAFMQVSALQGLGSRLRVASKALGLGALVGSTIANGLDPNYSKSDVVWKLGADSAIGYIAFKAASYGRFGGLVGLGVGVGYAVIDYHVNQTYGGWTGFANYHVREFQSGVSTFRHNMNYIQQEPHDAMHRMFNVPNTHFNMGTRQ